TTTGGCTGAAGGAAAACTAGCCTCCGGTATCTGATCCTCTTCTTCACAGGAACAGTCTTTGTCGAATTGGTCCGACTGAGCCGAAACCGGAAATGAGACAGGCTGACCCCCAACAAACCTTGAACCTGATGATCCGGAACACGACACCCCTGGGTACGCAATACTGTACGGACACCTGACGAATCAGTCCCGAACAACCTGGGAGTCACTGAAATAGGTTGTACAAACCCCGCACCCTCCAAAGatgatgacgcaacacctgggtcGGTCACACCTGGGCAgacaacgcccactcctgagagtgGAGAGACTGCAACACCCGCACCACACAAACCCGAATGTAGCAGGGTTGCATGAGACTGGAGATCCAGAACAGAAGGCCCCCTActtaaagaagaagagggaaagggtTCCTGATTACCCGAAATCAAACCTAAACCTACATAGACCGCCTTAGCCAGAGGGACAGAGGAACCTGTCAGAAAAGCTGAGAAAGGAGGgaccaaaggaagaagaaaggaagacgCCACACTCGGAGTTACTACCGGAGTTCCTGTCGACGATGTTGGGCAGGTAGAGTACGTTCCAGCTGGCCCCAAACTCGGAAGGGTTTCGAAGGGAAGATTACGAGGTACCGAACCCGAAGAAACAGAAGACGAAACACCAGACATCTTAGGTACCGGAGGAATTGTGGAAACTATCGGAACTGCAGAATTAAACGCTGTGGCAGGTGCGCCGCCAATTGCTGCAGCAACTAGATCAGAAGCCTGCGATGGTACAGGATTCGCCGCAGATGGCACTGATGACTAACCCGCTAATGGCATAGATGCTGGATGAACTACCAAAGCACCCGGAATGTTCCCCGAAAGGTGGCTCGAGAGGGAAGGTTGAGAAAGCGTAGCGGAAGAAGGTTTGGAAGCCGTAGAGGATAGGGAGAAATCTGAGGTTACAGAAGAGGCTatagattttagagaaagaaaatatacagattcgAACCATCACCAACCAATGAAAATTTATCCCCAGAAGGAAAAAGGAACTcttgaagaggaagggaaatcctCCGACCTTCCCGAACCTGACAAACTTACTACTAAATCTACATCTTCCTCAACCAATTTAGCAATGTATTGTTGCAAGGAGGCTGCAGCCGCAAAAAGAACCACTGCTGGATCTAGCAGAGATCCTGGAGCCTTAATTACACCTGTCCCCGAAAaagactgcaccttcaacttctctcCCAAACTCTTTGCTACCTCACCATCTCTATTCATCTGTGTCAATCCTATCTCTAGATTTACCTCTGGACTTACATTATCCAAAGAAAGCAGGGAAATCTGCTGCTAACACTGCTTGCTCCAtgctggggagggggaagggggggcagatcctacctttgaggtttgcggttctcaataaaccccggcacccgttagggctggttctggaacaggcagggatgctgaaaaagaatgattagTTTCTGTTTCCCTATTAcctatattttgttctttgaattCTGATAACTTATtcataaaactagaaaataaatttgtcatgctagctgataatttatcttcCAACTTCCTGAATAACTTTGATTCTATAGCTTCCTTATCTAAACTCTTGAATTTCTACAGCTGGTTCCCTACATTTGCTCTTGGAAGCTAGAGATTTTCTATGCTTAACGTAACCCTCCATCTGATCTGACCATGACCTACATTCGTCACATCCCAAAGTTAAGCTACATTGCACCTTCCGACaagctatacaaactgaatgtctgTCATGTTTGAAGGTAATCATCCTCCGTTTGCAAGCTGTGCATGATCAGTGAAttgcagcatctccagcagtTGCGGTGTCAGTCGCAGTAGTTGTAGCCAAGGTTGAAGCAGTTGCACTATCCAAGGGGGGCGTCTTTTTATCGAATCTATCCATCGCAAGTCCAAAACAAGCCAGAGTCCAGACAGGAGAGAAAAATCCAATGCCAGGCAACAGAACAATCCAGGAGAAAAGACGAAAAACCagtccaagtcgttatccaatATCAATAAAGTCAGTATACAGGGGTCAGGCTAATAACCAAAAGTTTGCCTGAGGCAGGAAACATCCATGCAGCAAGGCAAACAGAAAGCAATTGGGGAACCCGGCCTCGTGCGGCTGGGACTTGCACCAGTATTGCCAATGGTGCTTCAGGTAACTCATCTTGACAAGATTTCCTGTAAGctttggtaacgctgacagttaatatACCCAATTAGTGGGTAAAagttatggggatatagttcgggctggtgggtaaccagggctaatttaGGTGTTCAGGGAGTATATTGCAATAATAACTTTTCTTACCTTTTTAGAGTATGGCTTGATGCGACTGTTTGTGAGTGAGTCCAGTAAAGCCCAGCGAGCTGCTGGACCTCTGTTTTCAACTAATGATAACATGATGCACCAACTGTATACTCTGGAAATTGTATGCAACAATAACTTTAGCAAGgtgaatgagaagaaaattaataaaataataatatacagtacaagttaataaataaataatgacatacGGAAAGCAGCAATAAGACTTTgcatacagtataaaaataaaattacagaggcagcgtattaagaaaaaaattttctcattcttCATCTGCAGCAATATAAAGAAACAGCATTTCATTGTTAACCACTGACGGTTCTTAAAAGGGAATACTTAAAGGTTAAGCACAATGTGTCTGGGTTACTTAGCATTTTTAGGACTTtattctcttaataaataagagaTATATACCCACCATCTAAGTACATTTACTAAGctacttttcatttaattttcaactctgtatataacattctttctactatacagtatacagtactgtagttataTTCTACAGCTAACTGTAAACCTGATGTCAGAACAGgattctgaaatataaataaggcAAGTAACAGCTTCTTACAATGGAAATGATAGTTCAATTGATATCAGAAATTGAGTAAGAGTCTGATTCCATTACTCACTTGACATGATTAGTTTCCAAAGGTTTATGAAAAATGGCCCAGAATccagatattttgtattttttttttaaattacggtATATCAttctaaacttttctttttctgctgtAACATACTTCCTTGGTTTTGGGGGCGTTTTAGTTCATAAAGTTGTCTGGATAGCCAAAATTGAGGCAAATCCTGTAGGTCCTGAGTCTGAGTCTCCCTCAGGCTATGATAGATTTACCCTTGCAACTAACCTCACTGTTTAAGCAAGTCGTTGCCTCGCTCCACCAGGTCCCACATTAGTGGAGAAGGATTTGGGTGTTGATCATGTTAGCGTATGTTTGGGTTTTAGATAGTGACTAGTTTCTTGCCTCTGCTCCTCATCAGCAATATTTAAACCTTTAAGTAATCACCCATGGCTGGGATGAAAATCATCATAGATACTGGGAAGGtgcaatattaatatatataagtaatgaataaaaaacaaaagaatcattgAAGGTGCACTCACTGACAACTACCTTACTATACCTGGAAGCAAGTACTGGTACTTTGCTAGGCTGAATTCCATCAGCAGAAAATAGGTCCATAAGGAGGCTAAATTGCAAAAGGTAATCAAGGGACACAATAATCTTAGGTCCCAAAAAAATCATCCAAGGCCAAGAACACCACATTAATCCAGTGGTCAACCTTGTCTCAACAATCTACAAGGTTCTCTATACTGTGCTGCAAAACAAAACACTTCATAATTATACCCTCTAAAGAAATGGTGAATGCTTCTCAATAGCTTAGgattttaattaacaaattatttttacgaacaaaaaatataaatatactgacaAAACTGAATAGGGTGTCTCTTCATCCATTGaggaaataacaaaacaaatgttACTTTGCTTCAATACTCTAATACATTCAATATTGTTCTATTCTTGATCCttgcctttttttccttttatgtatataatccttcctgtctttcttttatatattttccagttttattgtaTAGCATATCCtcaaatgtaatgaaatattccTACAAGGTTCAGTAGATCAAAGTCTTCCATACGCAATATACCTGACATACAAAAACATTCTTATAGGGAAGATGAACTATAATACTGCACCGAGATTGAGGTTTATAAGGCAGCAAGACCTAGAAGTTACAAAGCACATAGAGACACTCACATTCCTACCAGGTGAAGCTTATTCACTGGTTTGCAGACCTGAAACATCTTTAACCCTCAATGGTGGGTGCTGCCTCTTGACTTTACTTTTTGTCTCGAGTGGTATCAAGATGTGCAAGGGAGTTTTCAAAGATCAcctgataatttcattattctttttacatACCTATTCAATATGTTTTTCACTTTCCATCATCAAAATCAATCTAAGGAACagaaaaagcaaaactgaatTACAGGTTTATATAAAATGCTTTGTTTTACCTTTGCCAACAAAATTACAAGCATCTGAATTTGTGCTTcaccaagatatatataaagaatacatatatagaatTTGATGTAACTTGGTAGACGTAATTGTTAGTAACCTTTTCGGGATGATCAACTTCTGGTAAAAACCATCTCATAGTCAAGATGTTTTCATGGAAACAGATCATTAACGCAATGCTGATAATCGCTCAAAGTTAATTAACTCAAGATGATCACCTAATGGATGTATGTCAAGTTTCACTGATTTCTGTACACCCTGTTAAGATATCCTACTATCACACACAAAATATGTGAAACCACAACTTCCAAGTCTGATAGTGGAGGTATTGAGAGGCTGCAAAACTTGAGAGCTTGTAAACCATGATACTCAACAGTTACGAAAAAAATGAGTGTAGGATGTATGAAAAGTAAAAGCCAAAAGCAAAGCATCTAGGGGCCACAATAACTATGCAAAGACTCTTCAGGAAGCACCCCGCAAGTGTTACATTACTAAGAAAATATTCTAGTAAAATTCCATCTCAAAGCACTGATCTACGGAAAAAACTTGCCTAGCTCACCAAGACTATAGCAAGAGAATTAAAGGCTTAATTTGCTTATTTGAAACATTTGTGAAATACAATAGCAGAATATCTAACCTTATCAAGAACTACAGTTTATTCAACACTGAGTTaaaattgtatacagtatacctcAGTTACCATATACTACTAATGAAGTCAAGTTATTAAGTGTTCAAAAAGGTTTTGTGTTTGGGCAATTTGAAAATCATCTGCAAATGATGTATTATTTACACGTTATTTTCACACCTGAAATTGACAAAATACGGTGTTGGTCTTTATATACTTATGTAAGCAGGCCACAGAGAATATATCATCAATGTTACATACCTCTGTGGTATTATCCCAGGTGGAATCtcctcctgaactgactggagaaGCTGAAGTGTATCTGCAGTCTGGGTTTTTCGCAGGAGCTGAATTATTACATTTTCCCACAACTGTTTAACatctgaaataattttgtaactGACTTGATTCTTCACTGAATGTATATTTTCAATGTTCACCACATCTAAGGACTCTGTTAAGCTTTCTAAGTGGTTTTCATCAGATTTATCACTCAAAGTCTCAAGATTTAAGCCTTCATAGTGAGGTTCCCCATTAACTCTAAACTTGAAGATAGGATTTTCAGGCTGCTCCTCAGTCTCTTCCTGAACTCTGCTAACAAGTTCTATAATACTTTGGCACTTAAAGCATTTGATCACAGAAATATTTGTACTTGTTACCATCACCATAGTCTTTACTGATACAGAAAGCTCTGTTTTGTCCAGTGAATCCATAGCCATTTCAATCAGATCTGCATCACAGGTTtgcaaaatatgaggaaaaatctCAGCTGGGGGATGAAGTTTATATGCCAAAGAGAGAATGCAGTACCCTTTCCAATATCCTGAGCTTTGGCAGAGCTGCAACATATTCTTCGGCGCAAGTACATGATGAGAGAGTAAAGTTTCCACTAGATTTTCTAGTGGTATACGCCTACTGCAAGGAATAGGCATTCCACAGTTACATGACATTGATGAAGGGTTTAAGGCACTCAACAAAGCACTCAAAATATCATATTGCAACTCTGGACACCAGCTCCAGTATGCAAGGTAAAGTTCTCTTATATCTTTATCCTTAGCTATCTCCTTCAGGTACAGAAAGAGATAATGCTTAAcactatatttttttgttaatggcACACTGCTCTCATTGGGCTTATGTAAgacaaaattcaacataaatatcACATCAAATATCACATATGGGTTTTGCACCTGCACTGCTGCTGAAATGAAGTGTTTCATATTTCCACTGCATGCAAGCTTGTAAAGAAAAGATACTCTTTGTGATCTGGTAAAATCTAAATCTGAAATTATATCAGGGAGAGGATAAATGCTAACCACCTCTGAGtcctttgtaactttttctaataAGGCTATCCAGGTTAACAAGAAGTAATTCTGTCCCAAAGTATCCAAAGCATTGAGTAAAGTTGAGTAATGAAGCAAACCACAATCATTAGTAATAAGCTGAGCATACAAGGCATCCAGTTTTTTAACATCATCAGGAGTTAACTGGTGTTGCGGTATGTCGATCTTACTAAAACCTGAAATACCACGTAAGTTATTACCACCAGCATACACTTTGGACTGTAAACAATGAAGAAACATTTTTGTTAACTGCTCAAGAATGTCAGCACTCATTGCTGATGGCTCAAATCCAATATCATTGCTGTCCCATTTTAAGGAATCACAGGATGTTCCAACACTAACTAAAGAATCTACTGATGATATTGAAACAGGCCCATCTTGGGGTTCTTCACTCCCTTGAGGAGAATTCTTATTGAAGTGTATATGCTGGACAGTACTACAATATACTTCAAACCACTGAGTCAGTAGGTCAGTTGTTTCTTGCTGATCTTCTGCAACAgttatttgtttcattgttgACATGACAAGCTCATGCAAATTGCGCACAACCCCTGGGAGCTCTATGCTACTTGAATGCAGTAAGTCATCAACCTCTGGTAAGGTTGATTGTCTACTCATAACAGGTGATGCTCCAATAGCTTTGCGACTTCCCTTCTTCTTAGTCTTCGTCTTAATAACAATATCCACATCAAAACCATCAGTTTCATCTGTTCCAGAGGTGCTACTTTGAAAATGGTCCTCACGATCCACAACTGAACTATTCCCTAGGATATCCAAAACAGAAAAAGGGCTTTTTCTTGTTCTCAAAGGAGACATTTCACTTGAAGTTTTTAACTgtgtaacatttttaaatttttcttttagggaTTTTGTTCCAAGTGTTATAGTACTAACCACATTGGTGGCTGCATTTTCCATTAGGTCCTGCACAATCGCTGCAGTTTCAGAAGAAGGGCTGATAGGAGCATAAGGGAGGCTGTATAGGGCTTGAGATTCAACCGAGTTTCCAGAGTGCTGGCAACGATTATCCAAATACATCCTAGCAGCCATCTCTAACTCAGGTGAGCTGTCACTTGGAGGAAATAATGGGTCTTCATACATTTCCTGGGAACTCTCTAAGCTCTTGTGGGATTTATCAGATTGCTGAGACCATCTACCTGATGAATGGGTTGGACTGCTTGATGTCCTGTTATATAATGGATCTGGACTACTTGACTTTCTATCAGAGCCATCAGAATGACTGCTAAAACCACTGTGTGACTTAGAGAAAGACTGCAATGTGTCCTCACTAGAATAAGTTCCTAAAGATAAGCCACTCTGCAAATCCTGCAAGAAACTAGATGTACCCAAAAGGAATCTGTTTC
This DNA window, taken from Macrobrachium rosenbergii isolate ZJJX-2024 chromosome 4, ASM4041242v1, whole genome shotgun sequence, encodes the following:
- the pink gene encoding uncharacterized protein pink, giving the protein MSLPYVVLQYNDLQQLNFIQQGSTRLRVACFDLCPSLIVLGANSGTIYILDHDTLKLKHQIPTGNGSVVQLSISPDECHVAYALSNGSVEVFEILGQDGSGCRHLIGSREHEGQIVSSIVWSLNSVEVYIGDTVGRVSVMYVPKSRTASLFRSSCIHLMTLDSAVTQLDYCDGHLLVSTLDRSYICNTSLETFSQIGTKLRKGEFGGCFCRVNLVSSIAPTNPSMKHNQHEVEESLEENPKSNYSPSDSGKFELSDCYEATEDKEENIRQPTEKSVSIPQQGVVTRIFCARPGSRVWEADLSGKVLVTHQLKNALMVPPVDVLLTDGSYGDTELLQGDAVKLEKQLSSLKQSTKSKKGDNLGLLNEKGSAPVSSSENSSVSLSPVGVAFTKMLNFYNSFLLAVSNFGLYIIDPSNSTVLLWVSEPDGILDIKVSGNTLIYKTGHGSIQNFMITTVDVAILVLHNRSLMIECARLCLQHHYTFSTSRLLSRLGIKVLSDLTSQMVDENVKRALQTLENMIGQNQDKENQGEVNPKKSGITYVRNEKYNSCEIKESLHFALKLSHHAFLPASVTRWYSEPHLGYGQDLGPLAQRSAVSVETSPIHELKGNRFLLGTSSFLQDLQSGLSLGTYSSEDTLQSFSKSHSGFSSHSDGSDRKSSSPDPLYNRTSSSPTHSSGRWSQQSDKSHKSLESSQEMYEDPLFPPSDSSPELEMAARMYLDNRCQHSGNSVESQALYSLPYAPISPSSETAAIVQDLMENAATNVVSTITLGTKSLKEKFKNVTQLKTSSEMSPLRTRKSPFSVLDILGNSSVVDREDHFQSSTSGTDETDGFDVDIVIKTKTKKKGSRKAIGASPVMSRQSTLPEVDDLLHSSSIELPGVVRNLHELVMSTMKQITVAEDQQETTDLLTQWFEVYCSTVQHIHFNKNSPQGSEEPQDGPVSISSVDSLVSVGTSCDSLKWDSNDIGFEPSAMSADILEQLTKMFLHCLQSKVYAGGNNLRGISGFSKIDIPQHQLTPDDVKKLDALYAQLITNDCGLLHYSTLLNALDTLGQNYFLLTWIALLEKVTKDSEVVSIYPLPDIISDLDFTRSQRVSFLYKLACSGNMKHFISAAVQVQNPYVIFDVIFMLNFVLHKPNESSVPLTKKYSVKHYLFLYLKEIAKDKDIRELYLAYWSWCPELQYDILSALLSALNPSSMSCNCGMPIPCSRRIPLENLVETLLSHHVLAPKNMLQLCQSSGYWKGYCILSLAYKLHPPAEIFPHILQTCDADLIEMAMDSLDKTELSVSVKTMVMVTSTNISVIKCFKCQSIIELVSRVQEETEEQPENPIFKFRVNGEPHYEGLNLETLSDKSDENHLESLTESLDVVNIENIHSVKNQVSYKIISDVKQLWENVIIQLLRKTQTADTLQLLQSVQEEIPPGIIPQRVYSWCIMLSLVENRGPAARWALLDSLTNSRIKPYSKKVAEAIRRSEPSLTGQENISVPPTGNTEPSATFSPLGHHWGVRSQVLQGICHFCQLRLPEEALVSVGGVTVFPCSHAYHAICLAQRGYYCIICTRQESLKLRGS